Proteins from a genomic interval of Acanthopagrus latus isolate v.2019 chromosome 7, fAcaLat1.1, whole genome shotgun sequence:
- the si:ch73-233m11.2 gene encoding NACHT, LRR and PYD domains-containing protein 12, with the protein MDKDTVLAHILKPKGMSTLLGGELPASVIKNSKYISPLTDEVQVKGRNEEDSLPSLDHAILATLSKEKKNVILNGPEGSGKTTALEKLVVDWAKGEVLQNFSYVFHFRFGELNCLYETLSLETLMLCHPGHISPESLPLVLTKPEDVLFVFDEMDQCKESLDPSIHTLCSDPTQATSLSCLVASLLDGSLLKGATCLVATRPTGCLNFVSGTRVQVLGFRKPQREAYFNGFFTDPAVAKKALMHMERTVGFYDISTSPRFCWTVCSIYKSLMDAGANLPETLSQLYVDILIHLIQMLSLNENSRTELVLALGKVASHCSLDQHLSCTKEEMDSFGFQQFPTSVGAFFQVYGDQSDRRVFSLRSQMMRQFLSAVSYFLDKSTSEGVEKMFREHKGRAKFLYVFLSALSEPSQRRPLETLLGELNPDRITDFRCWFKSSPEMTLKRYYKDQLHHCLHMLHQAQSVSLVKDIIAHPARMNLSYGDLSLQDCVALNYVVKCLREIEQLDLRGNRMLTEEQAEVLGPAMSSSHEINLTNTSLLAGSGLHLASALSGGITKHLSLSHTDLRDDNFKILSAGLGDCKLQNLYLRGCSLTDASCEDLVSVLNSGTSQLCVLEMSFNEIGDQGLIKLCKALHSPHCKLQELEIQGCKLTAASMEALSAALCSGHSELRKVNLTQNTVGSSGVEALCRALQHPLSKLQVLNVFDNEVTGECCPHLMAALMSEGCSLSELDLSVNELGQEGALLLCKALSRPGCPLKKLCLTRCELTQSVFKELGSVLSSGTSQLKTLTVGLNDVGDQGLKHLWDAVAHPHCRLEELDVEMTGLTDASVQDLCGAIRASKTLKSLELRNNLLTDASVPALVQVMQDSENMLEMILRYNEFSEDVFEKLDECDKIQY; encoded by the exons atggaCAAAGACACAGTGCTGGCTCACATCTTGAAGCCGAAGGGCATGTCGACACTCCTTGGTGGAGAGCTGCCAGCCAGTGTGATTAAGAACTCTAAGTACATTTCCCCACTGACTGATGAAGTTCAAGTCAAGGGGAGAAATGAAGAAGACAGCTTGCCCTCCCTGGATCATGCAATCCTCGCCACTCTGtctaaagagaagaaaaatgtcataCTGAACGGCCCTGAAGGCTCGGGTAAAACCACCGCTTTGGAGAAGCTTGTTGTGGACTGGGCCAAAGGAGAAGTCCTTCAAAACTTTTCCTATGTCTTCCATTTCCGGTTTGGGGAGTTGAATTGTCTTTATGAGACGCTCTCCCTGGAGACGTTAATGCTCTGCCATCCCGGTCATATCTCTCCTGAGTCCCTGCCCCTCGTTCTGACGAAGCCTGAggatgtgctgtttgtttttgatgagaTGGATCAGTGCAAAGAGAGCCTGGACCCGTCCATACACACCCTGTGTTCTGACCCGACCCAGGCGACCTCGCTGTCATGTTTGGTGGCCAGCTTGCTCGATGGATCGCTGCTGAAAGGCGCTACCTGTTTGGTGGCAACCCGACCTACAGGATGTCTGAATTTTGTGAGCGGCACCCGGGTTCAAGTGTTGGGGTTTCGGAAGCCTCAAAGAGAGGCGTACTTTAACGGGTTCTTCACTGACCCAGCTGTTGCCAAGAAAGCGCTGATGCACATGGAGAGAACCGTTGGCTTTTATGATATCTCTACCTCCCCGAGGTTTTGTTGGACAGTTTGTTCTATTTACAAGTCTCTGATGGATGCTGGAGCAAATCTTCCTGAGACGTTATCTCAGCTCTATGTAGATATCCTGATCCACCTGATTCAGATGCTCTCGCTGAACGAGAATAGCAGAACAGAGTTGGTGTTGGCCCTCGGCAAGGTGGCGTCTCACTGCTCCCTTGACCAGCATTTGAGCTGCACCAAAGAGGAAATGGATTCCTTTGGTTTCCAACAGTTTCCGACCTCAGTCGGTGCCTTCTTCCAGGTTTACGGGGACCAATCAGATAGACGCGTCTTCTCCTTACGCTCCCAGATGATGCGGCAGTTCCTCTCGGCCGTGTCTTACTTTTTGGACAAGTCGACGTCTGAGGGTGTGGAGAAGATGTTCAGAGAGCACAAAGGCAGAGCAAAGTTTCTGTACGTGTTTTTGTCAGCGCTCTCGGAGCCAAGTCAGCGCAGGCCGCTGGAGACCCTGCTGGGGGAGTTGAACCCAGACCGGATCACAGATTTCAGATGCTGGTTCAAAAGCAGCCCCGAGATGACACTGAAGAGATACTACAAAGACCAGCTGCACCACTGCCTCCATATGCTCCATCAAGCCCAAAGCGTGAGTTTGGTGAAGGACATCATCGCCCACCCAGCGCGAATGAACCTGAGCTATGGAGACCTGAGCCTCCAGGACTGTGTAGCTCTGAACTATGTCGTCAAGTGCCTCAGAGAGATCGAGCAGTTGGATCTGCGCGGTAACAGGatgctgacagaggagcaggcAGAAGTGCTGGGTCCAGCTATGAGCTCGTCACATGAGATTAA CTTGACGAACACCTCCTTGCTTGCTGGGTCTGGCCTTCATCTGGCTTCGGCGCTCAGTGGAGGAATCACCAAACATCTAAGTCTTTCTCACACCGACCTCAGAGACGACAATTTTAAAATCCTCAGCGCTGGACTCGGGGACTGCAAGCTGCAGAATTTATA TCTTCGAGGATGCAGTCTGACAGATGCAAGTTGTGAAGATCTGGTGTCTGTCCTGAACTCGGGCacctctcagctgtgtgtgttagagaTGAGTTTTAATGAGATTGGGGACCAGGGTTTAATAAAACTCTGCAAAGCACTACACAGTCCTCACTGCAAACTACAGGAGCTTGa gaTACAAGGCTGCAAGTTGACGGCTGCATCAATGGAGGCTTTATCAGCAGCTTTGTGTTCTGGCCATTCAGAGTTGAGAAAAGTGAACCTGACACAGAACACTGTTGGTTCCAGTGGTGTGGAGGCTTTGTGCAGAGCCCTGCAGCACCCGCTCTCTAAACTGCAGGTCCTCAA TGTCTTTGACAACGAGGTGACAGGTGAGTGCTGTCCTCATTTGATGGCGGCCTTGATGTCAGAGGGCTGCTCTCTGTCAGAGCTGGATCTGTCAGTGAATGAGTTGGGCCAGGAGGGGGCGCTGCTGCTCTGCAAAGCCCTGAGTAGACCCGGATGCCCACTTAAAAAACTCTG CTTGACACGATGCGAATTAACCCAGTCTGTCTTCAAGGAACTTGGCTCAGTGCTGAGCAGTGGGACTTCTCAACTCAAGACTCTCACTGTAGGTTTAAATGATGTAGGAGATCAAGGGCTTAAACATCTCTGGGATGCTGTTGCACATCCACACTGTCGGCTGGAGGAACTAGA TGTTGAAATGACTGGTTTGACAGACGCCAGCGTTCAGGACTTGTGTGGTGCCATAAGAGCCAGTAAGACTTTAAAGAGCCTGGAACTCAGGAACAACCTACTGACTGATGCCTCAGTCCCAGCCCTTGTCCAGGTCATGCAGGACAGCGAAAACATGCTGGAGATGAT TCTGAGGTACAATGAATTCAGTGaagatgtttttgaaaaactGGACGAGTGTGATAAAATACAATACTGA